From the genome of Penaeus chinensis breed Huanghai No. 1 chromosome 8, ASM1920278v2, whole genome shotgun sequence, one region includes:
- the LOC125027731 gene encoding multiple C2 and transmembrane domain-containing protein-like isoform X1, which translates to MVVAGRVSLGAVGRLHSLLHEESEFRSHHVITNTEDVTMTSEGVSASPPRDGVGHGTLQVTISEPLSPLKPLRKKDSGSPELRSSSPLGLQKPGKKDRVGGSFAKAFRKVFRSRTPSPSTEDREEDGGSEAGEEVKCDLSSDSDGHDGHRLLLRSSRGTESQDSVERHDLAGMLLNSHAVTTSNEEFMCESPKEFLSVNSPGMGKSQTYSVLSEALHHAFVEGMICTGTVTSSEELQCQGSKSENDTEHSRSIDYSFSSTKTCSYISSEEYDGHRRDSEAPLTKRSLLVPSVSLRSSSYSDHSDGGTDDDSSSQHSRDERQDSASLPHTDHKLFFGHFFSSSRRSSMVPHAEEPKAEGAGPHPTKHKDHPAGNPGEHGKSHKTLGDTLSKVAEYLQRGGSRLAEQQRRLKSQIWSSVVTIVLVEGKELLPMDPDGTSDPYVKFRLGNEKYKSKVEMHTLTPKWLEQFDFHLFEDQSQLLELTVWDKDVRSKDDFMGRCTLDLTQYEREKTHHIWAELEKGAGSIFLLLTISGTTSSETISDLHSYQENPRELDNVSKRYAFTRSLHNLKDIGHLRVKVYRAQGLAAADIGGKSDPFCVLELCNARLQTQTEYKTLSPTWNKIFTFNVKDIHNVLDVTVYDEDRDHKVEFLGKVVVPLLRMKNGEKKWYPLKDKKLRARAKGNNPEILLECSVEWNPVRAAIRTFTPREEKYMQTEQKFKRQVFIKNVNRLKSSIMDFYELGKFIKSCWEWESPVRSIIAFILFMVITYYFEVYMLPILLLMLFLRNYIVISIVGSMHREEESELSGDEEEVDDDDKDKHDTSIITLFIYTWLFFQNMSVEVRKTESRKECGINASPNDLKSKEEKKTLKERLQVIQEVTATVQNAIGYIASIFESCKNTFNFSVPFLSWLLIMVLMVGSVVLYYIPVRYLVMMWGVNKFSRKLLRPHSMVNNEVLDFLSRVPDDELLRDCRELRPIPQSHDEKRRDQRKKKVA; encoded by the exons CTTCTGCATGAAGAGTCTGAGTTCAGGAGCCATCATGTTATCACGAACACAGAGGATGTGACCATGACGAGCGAGGGAGTGAGCGCGTCCCCTCCGCGCGATGGCGTCGGCCACGGCACTCTCCAGGTGACCATCAGCGAGCCCCTCAGCCCCCTCAAGCCCCTCCGGAAGAAGGACTCGGGCTCCCCTGAGCTGAGGAGCAGCAGTCCCCTGGGCCTGCAAAAGCCCGGCAAGAAGGACCGAGTCGGGGGCTCCTTCGCCAAGGCCTTCAGGAAGGTTTTCCGGAGCCGCACGCCCTCCCCGAGCACCGAGGACCGGGAGGAGGACGGCGGCtcggaggcgggagaggaggtcAAGTGCGACCTGTCGAGCGACTCGGACGGCCATGACGGCCACCGCCTCCTGCTGCGGTCCTCGCGGGGAACCGAGAGCCAGGACTCCGTGGAGAGGCACGACCTGGCCGGCATGCTGCTCAACAGCCATGCCGTCACGACCTCCAATGAGGAGTTCATGTGCGAGTCGCCCAAGGAATTTCTGTCGGTGAACAGCCCGGGCATGGGGAAGTCCCAGACGTATTCTGTGCTCTCCGAGGCGCTGCACCATGCCTTCGTGGAAGGCATGATATGCACCGGGACGGTGACCTCCAGTGAAGAGCTGCAGTGCCAGGGGAGCAAGAGCGAAAACGACACGGAGCACAGTCGCTCTATCGACTACTCCTTCTCATCCACGAAGACGTGCAGCTACATTTCCTCCGAGGAATACGACGGTCACAGGAGGGATTCCGAGGCGCCCCTGACCAAGCGCTCCCTGCTGGTGCCCTCCGTGTCCCTCCGCTCGAGCAGCTACTCGGACCACTCCGACGGGGGCACCGACGACGACAGCAGCTCGCAGCACAGTCGGGACGAGAGACAGGACTCGGCCTCTCTGCCCCACACCGACCACAAGCTCTTCTTCggccatttcttctcctcttcgcgCCGCTCCTCCATGGTGCCTCACGCGGAGGAGCCAAAGGCGGAGGGCGCCGGCCCACACCCGACGAAGCACAAAGACCACCCTGCGGGGAATCCGGGCGAACACGGCAAGAGCCACAAGACGCTGGGGGACACTCTCAGCAAAGTGGCCGAA TATTTGCAACgcggaggttcaagattggctgaGCAGCAACGTCGCCTCAAGAGCCAGATATGGAGTTCCGTGGTGACTATCGTGCTGGTTGAAGGCAAGGAGCTCCTGCCTATGGATCCCGACGGCACTTCGGATCCCTATGTGAAATTCAG GCTTGGCAATGAGAAATACAAGAGCAAGGTGGAGATGCACACGCTAACTCCGAAGTGGCTGGAGCAATTTGATTTCCACCTTTTTGAGGATCAGAGCCAGCTCTTGGAACTGACTGTGTGGGATAAGGATGTTCGGAGTAAAGATGATTTCATGGGAAG ATGTACACTGGACTTGACCCAGTACGAGCGCGAGAAGACCCACCACATTTGGGCGGAGTTAGAGAAGGGAGCGgggtccattttcctcctcctcacaatTTCTGGAACGACTTCTTCTGAAACCATATCAGACCTTCATTCATACCAGGAGAATCCCAGAGAATTGGATAATGTTTCCAAGAGATAT GCCTTCACAAGATCTCTTCACAACCTGAAAGACATTGGCCACCTGCGGGTCAAGGTGTATCGAGCGCAGGGCTTGGCGGCAGCGGACATAGGCGGCAAAAGTGACCCATTTTGTGTCTTGGAACTTTGCAATGCCAGACTTCAGACACAGACTGAGTACAAGACGCTCTCTCCCACATGGAATAAGATCTTCACCTT caATGTTAAGGATATCCATAATGTTTTGGATGTCACAGTCTATGATGAAGACAGAGACCACAAGGTAGAGTTTCTGGGGAAAGTCGTCGTTCCTTTACTTCGGATGAAGAATGGCGAGAAGAAATG GTATCCTCTAAAGGATAAAAAGTTACGTGCTCGTGCAAAGGGAAATAATCCAGAGATTCTGCTAGAGTGTTCTGTTGAATGGAATCCA GTCCGTGCTGCCATCCGAACTTTCACCCCGAGAGAGGAGAAGTACATGCAGACTGAGCAGAAATTCAAGCGCCAAGTATTTATCAAAAATGTCAATCGCCTTAAGTCTTCCATCATGGATTTCTATGAGTTAGGGAAATTTATCAA ATCATGCTGGGAGTGGGAATCACCTGTTCGGAGCATCATAGCTTTTATATTATTCATGGTCATAACGTACTACTTCGAGGTCTACATGTTGCCAATCCTACTGCTTATGCTCTTCCTCAGAAACTACATT GTAATCTCAATAGTTGGTAGCATGCaccgagaagaagagagtgaactgtctggagatgaggaggaagttgatgatgatgataaggataag CATGACACATCGATTATCACCCTTTTCATATATACCTGGCTGTTTTTCCAGAATATGAGCGTAGAGGTAAGAAAAACAGAGAGTCGTAAGGAATGTGGCATTAATGCATCCCCTAATGACCTCAAAagtaag gaagagaagaaaactcTCAAGGAAAGATTGCAAGTTATACAAGAGGTTACTGCAACAGTTCAAAATGCCATAGGTTATATTGCTTCCATCTTCGAAAGCTGCAAAAA CACATTCAACTTTTCGGTGCCATTCCTGTCATGGTTGCTGATCATGGTGTTGATGGTGGGCTCTGTAGTTCTCTACTATATTCCTGTTCGTTACCTAGTTATGATGTGGGGCGTCAACAAATTTTCTCGCAAACTGTTACGGCCTCACTCTATGGTTAACAACGAGGTTTTAGACTTCCTCTCTAGAGTGCCAGATGATGAGTTATTG CGGGATTGCCGCGAGTTACGCCCAATACCTCAAAGTCacgacgagaagagaagagaccagaggaaaaagaaggtGGCGTAG
- the LOC125027731 gene encoding multiple C2 and transmembrane domain-containing protein-like isoform X3 — protein sequence MEFFLLHEESEFRSHHVITNTEDVTMTSEGVSASPPRDGVGHGTLQVTISEPLSPLKPLRKKDSGSPELRSSSPLGLQKPGKKDRVGGSFAKAFRKVFRSRTPSPSTEDREEDGGSEAGEEVKCDLSSDSDGHDGHRLLLRSSRGTESQDSVERHDLAGMLLNSHAVTTSNEEFMCESPKEFLSVNSPGMGKSQTYSVLSEALHHAFVEGMICTGTVTSSEELQCQGSKSENDTEHSRSIDYSFSSTKTCSYISSEEYDGHRRDSEAPLTKRSLLVPSVSLRSSSYSDHSDGGTDDDSSSQHSRDERQDSASLPHTDHKLFFGHFFSSSRRSSMVPHAEEPKAEGAGPHPTKHKDHPAGNPGEHGKSHKTLGDTLSKVAEYLQRGGSRLAEQQRRLKSQIWSSVVTIVLVEGKELLPMDPDGTSDPYVKFRLGNEKYKSKVEMHTLTPKWLEQFDFHLFEDQSQLLELTVWDKDVRSKDDFMGRCTLDLTQYEREKTHHIWAELEKGAGSIFLLLTISGTTSSETISDLHSYQENPRELDNVSKRYAFTRSLHNLKDIGHLRVKVYRAQGLAAADIGGKSDPFCVLELCNARLQTQTEYKTLSPTWNKIFTFNVKDIHNVLDVTVYDEDRDHKVEFLGKVVVPLLRMKNGEKKWYPLKDKKLRARAKGNNPEILLECSVEWNPVRAAIRTFTPREEKYMQTEQKFKRQVFIKNVNRLKSSIMDFYELGKFIKSCWEWESPVRSIIAFILFMVITYYFEVYMLPILLLMLFLRNYIVISIVGSMHREEESELSGDEEEVDDDDKDKHDTSIITLFIYTWLFFQNMSVEVRKTESRKECGINASPNDLKSKEEKKTLKERLQVIQEVTATVQNAIGYIASIFESCKNTFNFSVPFLSWLLIMVLMVGSVVLYYIPVRYLVMMWGVNKFSRKLLRPHSMVNNEVLDFLSRVPDDELLRDCRELRPIPQSHDEKRRDQRKKKVA from the exons CTTCTGCATGAAGAGTCTGAGTTCAGGAGCCATCATGTTATCACGAACACAGAGGATGTGACCATGACGAGCGAGGGAGTGAGCGCGTCCCCTCCGCGCGATGGCGTCGGCCACGGCACTCTCCAGGTGACCATCAGCGAGCCCCTCAGCCCCCTCAAGCCCCTCCGGAAGAAGGACTCGGGCTCCCCTGAGCTGAGGAGCAGCAGTCCCCTGGGCCTGCAAAAGCCCGGCAAGAAGGACCGAGTCGGGGGCTCCTTCGCCAAGGCCTTCAGGAAGGTTTTCCGGAGCCGCACGCCCTCCCCGAGCACCGAGGACCGGGAGGAGGACGGCGGCtcggaggcgggagaggaggtcAAGTGCGACCTGTCGAGCGACTCGGACGGCCATGACGGCCACCGCCTCCTGCTGCGGTCCTCGCGGGGAACCGAGAGCCAGGACTCCGTGGAGAGGCACGACCTGGCCGGCATGCTGCTCAACAGCCATGCCGTCACGACCTCCAATGAGGAGTTCATGTGCGAGTCGCCCAAGGAATTTCTGTCGGTGAACAGCCCGGGCATGGGGAAGTCCCAGACGTATTCTGTGCTCTCCGAGGCGCTGCACCATGCCTTCGTGGAAGGCATGATATGCACCGGGACGGTGACCTCCAGTGAAGAGCTGCAGTGCCAGGGGAGCAAGAGCGAAAACGACACGGAGCACAGTCGCTCTATCGACTACTCCTTCTCATCCACGAAGACGTGCAGCTACATTTCCTCCGAGGAATACGACGGTCACAGGAGGGATTCCGAGGCGCCCCTGACCAAGCGCTCCCTGCTGGTGCCCTCCGTGTCCCTCCGCTCGAGCAGCTACTCGGACCACTCCGACGGGGGCACCGACGACGACAGCAGCTCGCAGCACAGTCGGGACGAGAGACAGGACTCGGCCTCTCTGCCCCACACCGACCACAAGCTCTTCTTCggccatttcttctcctcttcgcgCCGCTCCTCCATGGTGCCTCACGCGGAGGAGCCAAAGGCGGAGGGCGCCGGCCCACACCCGACGAAGCACAAAGACCACCCTGCGGGGAATCCGGGCGAACACGGCAAGAGCCACAAGACGCTGGGGGACACTCTCAGCAAAGTGGCCGAA TATTTGCAACgcggaggttcaagattggctgaGCAGCAACGTCGCCTCAAGAGCCAGATATGGAGTTCCGTGGTGACTATCGTGCTGGTTGAAGGCAAGGAGCTCCTGCCTATGGATCCCGACGGCACTTCGGATCCCTATGTGAAATTCAG GCTTGGCAATGAGAAATACAAGAGCAAGGTGGAGATGCACACGCTAACTCCGAAGTGGCTGGAGCAATTTGATTTCCACCTTTTTGAGGATCAGAGCCAGCTCTTGGAACTGACTGTGTGGGATAAGGATGTTCGGAGTAAAGATGATTTCATGGGAAG ATGTACACTGGACTTGACCCAGTACGAGCGCGAGAAGACCCACCACATTTGGGCGGAGTTAGAGAAGGGAGCGgggtccattttcctcctcctcacaatTTCTGGAACGACTTCTTCTGAAACCATATCAGACCTTCATTCATACCAGGAGAATCCCAGAGAATTGGATAATGTTTCCAAGAGATAT GCCTTCACAAGATCTCTTCACAACCTGAAAGACATTGGCCACCTGCGGGTCAAGGTGTATCGAGCGCAGGGCTTGGCGGCAGCGGACATAGGCGGCAAAAGTGACCCATTTTGTGTCTTGGAACTTTGCAATGCCAGACTTCAGACACAGACTGAGTACAAGACGCTCTCTCCCACATGGAATAAGATCTTCACCTT caATGTTAAGGATATCCATAATGTTTTGGATGTCACAGTCTATGATGAAGACAGAGACCACAAGGTAGAGTTTCTGGGGAAAGTCGTCGTTCCTTTACTTCGGATGAAGAATGGCGAGAAGAAATG GTATCCTCTAAAGGATAAAAAGTTACGTGCTCGTGCAAAGGGAAATAATCCAGAGATTCTGCTAGAGTGTTCTGTTGAATGGAATCCA GTCCGTGCTGCCATCCGAACTTTCACCCCGAGAGAGGAGAAGTACATGCAGACTGAGCAGAAATTCAAGCGCCAAGTATTTATCAAAAATGTCAATCGCCTTAAGTCTTCCATCATGGATTTCTATGAGTTAGGGAAATTTATCAA ATCATGCTGGGAGTGGGAATCACCTGTTCGGAGCATCATAGCTTTTATATTATTCATGGTCATAACGTACTACTTCGAGGTCTACATGTTGCCAATCCTACTGCTTATGCTCTTCCTCAGAAACTACATT GTAATCTCAATAGTTGGTAGCATGCaccgagaagaagagagtgaactgtctggagatgaggaggaagttgatgatgatgataaggataag CATGACACATCGATTATCACCCTTTTCATATATACCTGGCTGTTTTTCCAGAATATGAGCGTAGAGGTAAGAAAAACAGAGAGTCGTAAGGAATGTGGCATTAATGCATCCCCTAATGACCTCAAAagtaag gaagagaagaaaactcTCAAGGAAAGATTGCAAGTTATACAAGAGGTTACTGCAACAGTTCAAAATGCCATAGGTTATATTGCTTCCATCTTCGAAAGCTGCAAAAA CACATTCAACTTTTCGGTGCCATTCCTGTCATGGTTGCTGATCATGGTGTTGATGGTGGGCTCTGTAGTTCTCTACTATATTCCTGTTCGTTACCTAGTTATGATGTGGGGCGTCAACAAATTTTCTCGCAAACTGTTACGGCCTCACTCTATGGTTAACAACGAGGTTTTAGACTTCCTCTCTAGAGTGCCAGATGATGAGTTATTG CGGGATTGCCGCGAGTTACGCCCAATACCTCAAAGTCacgacgagaagagaagagaccagaggaaaaagaaggtGGCGTAG
- the LOC125027731 gene encoding multiple C2 and transmembrane domain-containing protein-like isoform X7, whose protein sequence is MVVAGRVSLGAVGRLHSLLHEESEFRSHHVITNTEDVTMTSEGVSASPPRDGVGHGTLQVTISEPLSPLKPLRKKDSGSPELRSSSPLGLQKPGKKDRVGGSFAKAFRKVFRSRTPSPSTEDREEDGGSEAGEEVKCDLSSDSDGHDGHRLLLRSSRGTESQDSVERHDLAGMLLNSHAVTTSNEEFMCESPKEFLSVNSPGMGKSQTYSVLSEALHHAFVEGMICTGTVTSSEELQCQGSKSENDTEHSRSIDYSFSSTKTCSYISSEEYDGHRRDSEAPLTKRSLLVPSVSLRSSSYSDHSDGGTDDDSSSQHSRDERQDSASLPHTDHKLFFGHFFSSSRRSSMVPHAEEPKAEGAGPHPTKHKDHPAGNPGEHGKSHKTLGDTLSKVAEYLQRGGSRLAEQQRRLKSQIWSSVVTIVLVEGKELLPMDPDGTSDPYVKFRLGNEKYKSKVEMHTLTPKWLEQFDFHLFEDQSQLLELTVWDKDVRSKDDFMGRCTLDLTQYEREKTHHIWAELEKGAGSIFLLLTISGTTSSETISDLHSYQENPRELDNVSKRYAFTRSLHNLKDIGHLRVKVYRAQGLAAADIGGKSDPFCVLELCNARLQTQTEYKTLSPTWNKIFTFNVKDIHNVLDVTVYDEDRDHKVEFLGKVVVPLLRMKNGEKKWYPLKDKKLRARAKGNNPEILLECSVEWNPVRAAIRTFTPREEKYMQTEQKFKRQVFIKNVNRLKSSIMDFYELGKFIKSCWEWESPVRSIIAFILFMVITYYFEVYMLPILLLMLFLRNYIVISIVGSMHREEESELSGDEEEVDDDDKDKNMSVEEEKKTLKERLQVIQEVTATVQNAIGYIASIFESCKNTFNFSVPFLSWLLIMVLMVGSVVLYYIPVRYLVMMWGVNKFSRKLLRPHSMVNNEVLDFLSRVPDDELLRDCRELRPIPQSHDEKRRDQRKKKVA, encoded by the exons CTTCTGCATGAAGAGTCTGAGTTCAGGAGCCATCATGTTATCACGAACACAGAGGATGTGACCATGACGAGCGAGGGAGTGAGCGCGTCCCCTCCGCGCGATGGCGTCGGCCACGGCACTCTCCAGGTGACCATCAGCGAGCCCCTCAGCCCCCTCAAGCCCCTCCGGAAGAAGGACTCGGGCTCCCCTGAGCTGAGGAGCAGCAGTCCCCTGGGCCTGCAAAAGCCCGGCAAGAAGGACCGAGTCGGGGGCTCCTTCGCCAAGGCCTTCAGGAAGGTTTTCCGGAGCCGCACGCCCTCCCCGAGCACCGAGGACCGGGAGGAGGACGGCGGCtcggaggcgggagaggaggtcAAGTGCGACCTGTCGAGCGACTCGGACGGCCATGACGGCCACCGCCTCCTGCTGCGGTCCTCGCGGGGAACCGAGAGCCAGGACTCCGTGGAGAGGCACGACCTGGCCGGCATGCTGCTCAACAGCCATGCCGTCACGACCTCCAATGAGGAGTTCATGTGCGAGTCGCCCAAGGAATTTCTGTCGGTGAACAGCCCGGGCATGGGGAAGTCCCAGACGTATTCTGTGCTCTCCGAGGCGCTGCACCATGCCTTCGTGGAAGGCATGATATGCACCGGGACGGTGACCTCCAGTGAAGAGCTGCAGTGCCAGGGGAGCAAGAGCGAAAACGACACGGAGCACAGTCGCTCTATCGACTACTCCTTCTCATCCACGAAGACGTGCAGCTACATTTCCTCCGAGGAATACGACGGTCACAGGAGGGATTCCGAGGCGCCCCTGACCAAGCGCTCCCTGCTGGTGCCCTCCGTGTCCCTCCGCTCGAGCAGCTACTCGGACCACTCCGACGGGGGCACCGACGACGACAGCAGCTCGCAGCACAGTCGGGACGAGAGACAGGACTCGGCCTCTCTGCCCCACACCGACCACAAGCTCTTCTTCggccatttcttctcctcttcgcgCCGCTCCTCCATGGTGCCTCACGCGGAGGAGCCAAAGGCGGAGGGCGCCGGCCCACACCCGACGAAGCACAAAGACCACCCTGCGGGGAATCCGGGCGAACACGGCAAGAGCCACAAGACGCTGGGGGACACTCTCAGCAAAGTGGCCGAA TATTTGCAACgcggaggttcaagattggctgaGCAGCAACGTCGCCTCAAGAGCCAGATATGGAGTTCCGTGGTGACTATCGTGCTGGTTGAAGGCAAGGAGCTCCTGCCTATGGATCCCGACGGCACTTCGGATCCCTATGTGAAATTCAG GCTTGGCAATGAGAAATACAAGAGCAAGGTGGAGATGCACACGCTAACTCCGAAGTGGCTGGAGCAATTTGATTTCCACCTTTTTGAGGATCAGAGCCAGCTCTTGGAACTGACTGTGTGGGATAAGGATGTTCGGAGTAAAGATGATTTCATGGGAAG ATGTACACTGGACTTGACCCAGTACGAGCGCGAGAAGACCCACCACATTTGGGCGGAGTTAGAGAAGGGAGCGgggtccattttcctcctcctcacaatTTCTGGAACGACTTCTTCTGAAACCATATCAGACCTTCATTCATACCAGGAGAATCCCAGAGAATTGGATAATGTTTCCAAGAGATAT GCCTTCACAAGATCTCTTCACAACCTGAAAGACATTGGCCACCTGCGGGTCAAGGTGTATCGAGCGCAGGGCTTGGCGGCAGCGGACATAGGCGGCAAAAGTGACCCATTTTGTGTCTTGGAACTTTGCAATGCCAGACTTCAGACACAGACTGAGTACAAGACGCTCTCTCCCACATGGAATAAGATCTTCACCTT caATGTTAAGGATATCCATAATGTTTTGGATGTCACAGTCTATGATGAAGACAGAGACCACAAGGTAGAGTTTCTGGGGAAAGTCGTCGTTCCTTTACTTCGGATGAAGAATGGCGAGAAGAAATG GTATCCTCTAAAGGATAAAAAGTTACGTGCTCGTGCAAAGGGAAATAATCCAGAGATTCTGCTAGAGTGTTCTGTTGAATGGAATCCA GTCCGTGCTGCCATCCGAACTTTCACCCCGAGAGAGGAGAAGTACATGCAGACTGAGCAGAAATTCAAGCGCCAAGTATTTATCAAAAATGTCAATCGCCTTAAGTCTTCCATCATGGATTTCTATGAGTTAGGGAAATTTATCAA ATCATGCTGGGAGTGGGAATCACCTGTTCGGAGCATCATAGCTTTTATATTATTCATGGTCATAACGTACTACTTCGAGGTCTACATGTTGCCAATCCTACTGCTTATGCTCTTCCTCAGAAACTACATT GTAATCTCAATAGTTGGTAGCATGCaccgagaagaagagagtgaactgtctggagatgaggaggaagttgatgatgatgataaggataag AATATGAGCGTAGAG gaagagaagaaaactcTCAAGGAAAGATTGCAAGTTATACAAGAGGTTACTGCAACAGTTCAAAATGCCATAGGTTATATTGCTTCCATCTTCGAAAGCTGCAAAAA CACATTCAACTTTTCGGTGCCATTCCTGTCATGGTTGCTGATCATGGTGTTGATGGTGGGCTCTGTAGTTCTCTACTATATTCCTGTTCGTTACCTAGTTATGATGTGGGGCGTCAACAAATTTTCTCGCAAACTGTTACGGCCTCACTCTATGGTTAACAACGAGGTTTTAGACTTCCTCTCTAGAGTGCCAGATGATGAGTTATTG CGGGATTGCCGCGAGTTACGCCCAATACCTCAAAGTCacgacgagaagagaagagaccagaggaaaaagaaggtGGCGTAG